GAAGAAGCCACCTCTGTAGCAGAATCTCCACCATAATAATGGCCATCCTTACGACAAGGATGGCCATTGCTTTTTCAAAATCTACCAAACATTTTTACTCAACCCGAGTCCTGAGCGAACTCACCCGACAGTCTTCAAACCCAGCGCTGCTAGTTTAGATTCAATCTCCAGCGCCTCGCGGGATTTCTTGCCGCTGGCGGGATTTATCCAGCCTTTTTCAAGCATCCAGACTCTGGCGGCGGCCTGATCCTGAGTGATCAAGATCCGCATCAACTCGATTTCCGGGCCTGAAAGACGCAAAGCGTTCAGACGATAGTCTTTAAACGCTTCCCAGGCCAGGGGCACCCAGCGCGATACGATCTCTTCACCGATCAGGCTGGCGTACTGCCTGATTTCGTATTGGGCATGACCATCCATGCGCAGCTGCAGAAAATGCAGCAGATTATGCAGATCCGTTGACCAGTAGGCTTCGGTGTAGGTCGATAGCGGCAGGTCTTTACGCGCCTGTTCACGGGCCACGCCTTCATTAATGCGGGACTGGTAAAGTTCGCGGGCGGCCTGATGAAAGCCTGCTTCGGCCGCGGTCAGCTCCGAACCCGTCTCCGGCGCGAGAAAGCCATCGCTCCCCTGCTTGTTCTGAGCCGCCTGAAGCCGCCATTCGTCGGGCAGGGTCGTTTGCTGATCGGCGATCGCCTCGGAGTATCGGGTACTATACTCGTTGACTGATGCGGTGCGGTGACGAATCCACTGACGCCAGCAGTCCATCGGGACGCGAACATGGAGCTTGATCTTGCACATTTCAAACGGGGTGGTGTGGGCGTTGCGCAGCAGATAGCGGATCAGGCCACGATCTTCATGCACCTGCTTGGTTCCCGCCCCGTAGGAGACCCGGGCCGCCTGAACAATCGCGGCATCATCGCCCATATAATCGACCACACGGATATGGCCATGATCGAGAATCGGAAAGCTCTGTCCTAAAATCTCATCCAGCGCCGGAACGCTGGCACGCACGATCTGGTTCTCCGTCATTTCGGATTCCTTTTTATGTCACCCTGAATGGTGCAAAATAGCCTTATCCAGCCCGAACAGTATAAAAAAACCTCCACAAAAAGGTAACACTTGTGGAGGTTTTTTGTTCATCGCAGCGGGGCAAGGAGAATGATCAATAAACAAAGGCCTCGAGGCGCACCTGGGGCAACAGGCTCGGGGACCCGGTCAGGTACTCGTCGACACAGCGGGCGACTTCGCGCCCTTCGCTGATCGCCCAGACCACCAGGCTCTGCCCACGGCGACAGTCGCCGGCGGCGAAGACCCCATCGACCGAACTCATGCGGGTCTTGGTGTCGGTCGTGATATTGGAACGCTGGTCGGTTTCACAGCCAATCTGCTTGACCAGCTCGGAACGCGGTCCGAGGAAGCCCATGGCCAGCAGGACGAGATCGCATGGCCAGATCTGTTCGCTTCCTGTGACCTTCTCCGGTCGACCATTAGCCCAGACGATCTTGACGGTCTCCAGGCCGGTGATGCTGCCTCTTTCGCCAAGAAAACGGGTGGTCATGATTTCGTAATAGACCTTGCCCCCGTTGGCGGCCATCTCTTCAACGGAAGAGCTGACGCGCATGATGCGTGACCACTGCGGCCAGGGGTTGTTGGCGCCGCGCTCGGCCGGAGGCTGATCGAGAAGTTCGAAGTTGACGACGCTGGCCGCACCCTGACGCAGTGAAGTACCGATGCAGTCGGAGCCGGTGTCGCCGCCGCCGATAACAATGACCCGCTTCCCCTCGGCGCTGATCACCTGTTTTTTAGGGTGGAGCGCGGCAATATCCGCATCCCCCCAGTTGGCGCGGTTCTGTTCGGGGAGGAACTCCATCGCAAAGTGAATGCCGTCCAGCTCGCGCCCCTCGACGGGGAGGTCGCGCGGTTCTTCAGCGCCGGTGGCAATCACCACCGCATCAAAGGCGGATTTAACTTCGGCAAACGACCGATCCTTGCCGATTTCGCAGGAATAGATGAACTCAATCCCTTCGGCCGCGAGCAGGTCGATGCGGCGTTGCACCTTTTCTTTGCGCAGCTTGTAATGCGGAATGCCGTACATCAACAAGCCACCGGCGCGGTCGGTCTTCTCGAAAACGGTTACCTTGTGACCGGCGCGATTAAGTTGCTGCGCACAGGCCAGACCGGCTGGGCCGCTGCCGATCACGGCAACGGTATGAGTGCTGCGTTTTACCGGCGGTTGGGGGATGATCCAGCCCTCTTCAAAACCCTTGTCGACGATAGAGACTTCGTGCAGCTTGATCGTCACCGCCGGTTCGTTGATTCCGAGCACACAGGAGGTTTCACAGGGCGCAGGGCAGACCCGGC
Above is a genomic segment from Geopsychrobacter electrodiphilus DSM 16401 containing:
- the thyX gene encoding FAD-dependent thymidylate synthase; the encoded protein is MTENQIVRASVPALDEILGQSFPILDHGHIRVVDYMGDDAAIVQAARVSYGAGTKQVHEDRGLIRYLLRNAHTTPFEMCKIKLHVRVPMDCWRQWIRHRTASVNEYSTRYSEAIADQQTTLPDEWRLQAAQNKQGSDGFLAPETGSELTAAEAGFHQAARELYQSRINEGVAREQARKDLPLSTYTEAYWSTDLHNLLHFLQLRMDGHAQYEIRQYASLIGEEIVSRWVPLAWEAFKDYRLNALRLSGPEIELMRILITQDQAAARVWMLEKGWINPASGKKSREALEIESKLAALGLKTVG
- a CDS encoding glutamate synthase subunit beta → MGDPRGFIKHGRRDKTIQPVEVRLQNYDEHYDYPSEEKIKTQAARCMDCGVPFCMTGCPLGNLIPEWNDLVYRGKWEQALRALHATNNFPEFTGRVCPAPCETSCVLGINEPAVTIKLHEVSIVDKGFEEGWIIPQPPVKRSTHTVAVIGSGPAGLACAQQLNRAGHKVTVFEKTDRAGGLLMYGIPHYKLRKEKVQRRIDLLAAEGIEFIYSCEIGKDRSFAEVKSAFDAVVIATGAEEPRDLPVEGRELDGIHFAMEFLPEQNRANWGDADIAALHPKKQVISAEGKRVIVIGGGDTGSDCIGTSLRQGAASVVNFELLDQPPAERGANNPWPQWSRIMRVSSSVEEMAANGGKVYYEIMTTRFLGERGSITGLETVKIVWANGRPEKVTGSEQIWPCDLVLLAMGFLGPRSELVKQIGCETDQRSNITTDTKTRMSSVDGVFAAGDCRRGQSLVVWAISEGREVARCVDEYLTGSPSLLPQVRLEAFVY